The following coding sequences lie in one Fimbriimonadaceae bacterium genomic window:
- a CDS encoding dihydroorotase produces the protein MRYDLLIRGGTVYSSELSQKADIGVIDGKIVELGDLKQSDAETVLDATGLAVLPGIIDTQVHFREPGMEHKEDLHTGSRAAIAGGVTTVFEMPNTSPTTTTRSALEDKLSRASGRMFCNFGFFVGASSENADELTELERLPGTPGVKIFMGSSTGTLLVGDDDTLRRVLKSGKGRCPIHAEDSYRLEERKSLMSDNPHPREHPFLRDPECARLATERILRLSEETGRPVHVLHLSTADEIPLIQEAKKRGLNNTVEATPQHLYFAAPEIYDRLGTFAQMNPPLRESHHRDALRQAMKDGFFDVIGSDHAPHTIQEKQQSYPKSPSGMPGVQTILPVMMTLAKQTQILDIHQFIKLSCENPTKLYGIKSKGFLKPGYDADIVIADLNKTWSPSKNWLQSKCGWSPYEGELLTGWPIHVVVNGNLSVVEMEIQGSPLGKMVEFDWK, from the coding sequence GTGCGTTACGATCTTCTCATTCGCGGCGGGACCGTTTATTCTTCTGAGTTGTCTCAAAAGGCAGACATCGGAGTCATTGACGGAAAAATTGTAGAACTTGGCGACCTGAAACAGTCGGATGCCGAGACAGTTCTTGATGCGACGGGTCTTGCCGTTCTGCCTGGAATAATCGACACACAGGTTCACTTTCGCGAGCCCGGTATGGAGCATAAAGAGGATCTGCACACAGGTTCACGCGCCGCCATTGCAGGTGGAGTTACGACTGTCTTTGAGATGCCCAACACCAGTCCGACTACTACGACCAGGTCAGCATTAGAGGACAAACTCAGCCGAGCATCAGGACGGATGTTCTGCAATTTTGGCTTTTTTGTTGGGGCGTCGTCGGAAAATGCTGATGAGCTCACAGAACTAGAAAGGCTCCCCGGCACTCCCGGGGTCAAAATCTTTATGGGAAGTTCGACCGGCACCCTGCTCGTCGGCGATGACGACACTTTGCGGCGTGTCTTGAAAAGCGGCAAGGGTCGTTGCCCTATCCACGCTGAGGACAGTTATCGGCTCGAAGAGCGTAAGTCTTTGATGAGCGATAATCCCCATCCCCGCGAGCATCCGTTCCTGCGCGACCCGGAGTGTGCGCGCCTTGCAACCGAACGGATTTTGCGGCTATCGGAGGAGACGGGCCGCCCCGTCCACGTCCTGCACCTTTCCACGGCTGACGAAATTCCACTTATCCAGGAAGCCAAGAAAAGAGGGCTGAACAACACGGTAGAAGCTACTCCGCAGCATCTGTATTTTGCTGCTCCTGAGATCTACGACCGGCTCGGTACGTTTGCCCAGATGAATCCCCCGCTTCGCGAATCACATCACAGAGATGCCCTCAGGCAGGCTATGAAGGACGGATTCTTTGACGTAATCGGCAGCGATCACGCCCCTCACACAATCCAGGAAAAGCAGCAGTCCTATCCCAAGAGTCCGAGCGGGATGCCTGGCGTTCAAACGATTCTCCCTGTGATGATGACGCTCGCCAAACAAACGCAAATTCTCGACATCCACCAATTCATCAAGCTATCTTGCGAGAACCCCACAAAGCTCTACGGGATCAAGAGCAAGGGCTTCTTGAAGCCTGGATACGATGCGGACATTGTCATCGCCGATCTGAACAAAACCTGGTCGCCAAGCAAGAATTGGCTGCAAAGTAAATGCGGCTGGAGCCCTTATGAAGGGGAGCTGCTCACGGGTTGGCCGATCCATGTGGTTGTGAATGGCAACTTGTCGGTCGTTGAGATGGAGATTCAAGGATCACCCCTTGGGAAGATGGTTGAGTTTGACTGGAAGTAG
- a CDS encoding VOC family protein, giving the protein MATETQDQYALAQGRTFVWHEVYSPNGSATIDFYTKALGFGTKSMDMGPMGTYHMLTKNDVPVCGVMDTLQTPGMENVPPHWATYTAVDDLDASLATCEQHGAKVVVPPIDVPTVGRMAMIMDPQGAHIWLFKDASEG; this is encoded by the coding sequence ATGGCAACCGAAACCCAAGATCAATACGCGTTGGCTCAAGGCAGAACGTTCGTTTGGCATGAAGTGTACAGTCCGAACGGCAGCGCGACTATCGACTTCTATACCAAGGCTCTGGGCTTTGGGACGAAATCAATGGATATGGGCCCGATGGGCACTTATCATATGCTAACCAAAAATGATGTGCCGGTTTGTGGCGTGATGGACACGCTGCAAACCCCGGGGATGGAGAACGTTCCGCCGCACTGGGCAACGTACACAGCTGTCGATGATCTCGACGCAAGCTTGGCGACGTGTGAACAGCATGGAGCAAAAGTCGTTGTCCCCCCGATTGACGTGCCAACCGTTGGGCGCATGGCGATGATCATGGACCCGCAAGGCGCTCATATCTGGCTGTTCAAGGACGCGAGCGAAGGCTGA
- a CDS encoding PAS domain-containing protein, with translation MLIVLVGAVLIACIVAQRIQSLRRRERERSLKELQEKERRLRQILDGMFTYVGVVSKDGVLLDCNRRPLEALGLSREDVIGKVFADSPWFSDSVRLVVKDMIERAVRGEVVRGDIQGILPGGDLLELDSIYSPLLDEDGNVEQVLISAVDITARKRAEEEVRAREERLRAIVQTEPECVKVVGPDGVLIEMNPAGLAMLEVESLVEARSCPLTEYILPEYHASFGDLHKRVLAGESGTLEFQVVGRQGTQRWLETHATPLRDADGNVTALLGVTRDITARKLAEAEIMRLTQELEDRVVDRTRKLNEANHELESFNYSVSHDLRTPLRAIDGFASALEYDYASKLDDQGLEHLRRIRAAAQRMGKLIEALLDLSRLSRSQIEPKRVNLTELVQEIASDLKDSEPHRKAVFNIQKDVCIEADPQMTRIVVENLLGNAWKYTRDEPEARIDFGTEMLDGNLTYYIQDNGVGFDMQYVDKLFGAFQRLHSADEFEGTGVGLATVRRILVRHGGRVGAEGSVGKGAKFYFSL, from the coding sequence TTGCTGATAGTTCTTGTGGGTGCAGTTCTTATCGCCTGTATCGTTGCTCAGCGAATCCAATCCCTACGACGACGCGAGCGTGAGCGTTCCTTAAAAGAACTTCAGGAGAAGGAGCGCAGGCTGCGCCAAATACTTGACGGGATGTTCACCTATGTGGGTGTCGTGTCGAAGGATGGTGTGTTGCTGGATTGTAATAGACGCCCCTTAGAAGCCCTGGGATTGTCACGCGAGGATGTGATAGGAAAAGTTTTTGCCGATAGTCCATGGTTTTCCGACTCCGTGAGGCTCGTAGTCAAGGACATGATTGAGCGGGCAGTGCGTGGTGAAGTTGTACGTGGAGATATTCAGGGCATTCTTCCGGGTGGAGATTTGCTTGAGCTTGACAGCATTTACAGCCCTTTGCTCGACGAGGACGGCAACGTAGAGCAAGTTCTCATCTCTGCAGTCGATATTACGGCACGTAAGCGTGCAGAAGAAGAGGTTCGGGCGCGTGAAGAGCGGCTCCGTGCAATTGTTCAGACTGAGCCAGAGTGTGTGAAAGTCGTCGGTCCAGATGGCGTTCTCATAGAAATGAACCCGGCAGGCTTAGCAATGCTTGAGGTTGAATCGCTGGTCGAGGCTAGGTCATGTCCTTTAACCGAGTACATCCTGCCCGAATATCATGCTTCGTTCGGCGATCTTCACAAACGAGTTCTGGCTGGTGAAAGCGGAACGCTTGAATTTCAAGTGGTGGGGCGACAAGGCACACAGCGGTGGCTTGAAACTCATGCGACGCCGCTTCGAGATGCTGACGGAAATGTCACAGCCCTGCTGGGCGTCACACGCGACATCACAGCTCGAAAACTCGCTGAGGCGGAGATAATGAGGCTTACACAGGAGCTTGAAGATCGGGTTGTAGATCGCACGCGCAAGCTAAATGAAGCGAATCATGAACTGGAGTCGTTCAACTACTCTGTTTCTCATGACTTACGAACTCCCCTCAGAGCGATTGATGGTTTCGCCAGCGCCTTGGAATACGACTATGCCTCCAAGCTCGATGACCAAGGGTTGGAACATCTGCGCCGGATTAGGGCGGCCGCCCAAAGAATGGGCAAACTCATTGAAGCGCTGCTTGACTTATCTCGACTTTCAAGATCGCAAATTGAACCAAAGCGCGTCAACCTGACTGAGTTGGTGCAAGAGATTGCTTCCGATCTCAAAGACTCAGAGCCTCATCGAAAGGCTGTCTTCAACATCCAGAAGGACGTCTGCATTGAAGCGGACCCTCAGATGACTCGCATCGTTGTTGAGAATCTTTTAGGCAACGCTTGGAAGTACACGCGTGATGAACCCGAAGCCAGGATTGATTTCGGCACAGAGATGCTTGATGGGAATCTCACCTACTACATTCAGGACAACGGCGTCGGATTCGACATGCAATACGTAGACAAACTCTTCGGGGCTTTCCAGCGGCTCCACAGCGCTGACGAATTTGAGGGGACCGGTGTTGGACTAGCCACCGTGCGACGAATCTTAGTAAGGCACGGAGGCCGGGTTGGGGCTGAGGGGTCGGTTGGTAAGGGCGCAAAGTTCTATTTTTCGCTTTAG